One part of the Engraulis encrasicolus isolate BLACKSEA-1 chromosome 17, IST_EnEncr_1.0, whole genome shotgun sequence genome encodes these proteins:
- the LOC134467585 gene encoding piggyBac transposable element-derived protein 4-like: MVASRARIGIRQYMKDKPVKWGFKLFVLADSSCGYTWDFFVYRGKGHIGSGRGLSYDVVMELVSSPVLGTGYKLFVDNFYTSPMLFRDLLADKKIWACGTIREQRVGFPKHRAGTLNSRDPRGTIRWIREGPLVFVQWKDTRVVQMCSSIHKAHSGDTVQRRVKTDGRWRLETFPIPPAVQDYNQNMGGVDLSDALIGYYTILHKTRRCSRKLGMEKLSALHSHHLHLQHLQYYICRHTSVRMAHRHGGTVSSTVQIGRVPRLLGVGTSGTAIRTPSETGPSQLRCKRHSKAIPVSHRHLPWAPGS, encoded by the exons ATGGTCGCCTCACGGGCAAGAATAGGAATCCGCCAGTACATGAAGGACAAACCTGTAAAATGGGGGTTCAAGCTCTTTGTGCTGGCGGATTCCTCATGTGGGTACACCTGGGACTTTTTTGTGTATAGGGGGAAAGGCCATATTGGTTCTGGGAGAGGCCTTAGTTATGATGTTGTGATGGAGCTGGTGTCCTCTCCAGTGTTGGGCACGGGGTACAAGTTGTTTGTCGACAACTTCTATACAAGCCCAATGCTTTTCCGTGACCTGCTCGCAGACAAAAAGATCTGGGCCTGTGGGACCATCCGGGAGCAGCGGGTGGGCTTCCCCAAACACCGGGCTGGTACCCTGAACAGTCGAGATCCAAGGGGCACCATCCGCTGGATTCGCGAGGGGCCACTGGTGTTTGTCCAGTGGAAGGACACCCGTGTCGTCCAGATGTGTTCCAGCATCCACAAGGCCCACAGTGGTGACACAGTACAGCGGAGGGTGAAGACGGATGGCAGGTGGCGACTGGAGACCTTTCCCATCCCCCCAGCTGTGCAGGATTATAATCA GAACATGGGTGGTGTGGACCTTTCCGATGCCCTGATAGGGTACTACACAATTTTACACAAAACCAGGAGGTG CTCCAGGAAGCTGGGCATGGAGAAATTATCCGCCCTCCACAGCCACCACCTGCACCTACAACACCTGCAGTACTACATATGCCGTCATACTTCGGTGCGGATGGCACACAGGCACGGCGGCACTGTGTCCTCT acaGTGCAGATTGGTCGCGTACCGCGTCTTCTTGGAGTGGGCACTTCAGGGACAGCAATTAGGACGCCGTCAGAGACTGGTCCTTCCCAGCTGCGTTGTAAACGCCATTCGAAAGCAATACCCGTGTCCCACCGGCACTTACCATGGGCTCCAGGAAGCTGA